The Ananas comosus cultivar F153 linkage group 20, ASM154086v1, whole genome shotgun sequence region ACAGGCTTCCAATTCTTcatcggcgtcggcgtcgtcgCCGCCAACCTCACCAACTACGGCGCGGCCCGCCTTCGCAGCTGGGGGTGGCGCCTCTCCCTCGGCCTCGCAGCCGCCCCCGCCTGCGTCTTCATCCTCGGCGCCCTCCTCATCCCCGACACCCCCAGCAGCCTCCTCCACCGCGGCATGCCCATCGACACCGCccgcgccgccctccgccgcctccgcggtTCCTCCGCCGACGTCGACGCCGAGCTCAACGACATCGCGCGCGCCGCCGAGGACGCGCGCCGGAACGAGGAGGGGGCGTTCGCGAGGATGGTGCTGGGGCGGCGGTACCGGCCGCAGCTGGCGATGGCGGTGGCAATTCCGCTGTTCCAGCAGCTGACGGGGGTGACGGTGGTGGCGTTCTTCGCGCCGGTGCTGTTCCGGACGGTGGGATTCGGGAGTGACGGGGCGTTGGTCGGGGCCGTTATTTTGGGATGCGTGAACTTGGCCTCGATCCTCGTGTCCGCGTTCACGGTCGACCGGCTCGGCCGCAGGAAGCTGTTTATAGTCGGTGGGGCCCAGATGATCATTTGCCAGGTACTGCAGTGCTACACAACAGCCACAGGAACACTTGTATTTGCTAATACATCTTTTATTTATGCAAGAGAAGGTGGCGGTGGCTTGGATAATGGGGGCGAAAATCGGCGCCGATGGCGAGGCGGCAATGCCGAAAGGGTACGCAGCGGCCGTGCTGGTGCTGATGTGCGCCTTCTCTGCCGGGTTCGGGTTGTCATGGGGGCCGCTGAGCTGGATCATCCCGGGGGAGATCTTCCCCGTGGAGGTCCGGTCGGCGGGGCAGGCGATCAGCGTGGCCGTCAACCTCGGCTGCACCTTCGTCCAGACGCAGCTCTTCCTCGCCATGCTCTGCCGGTTCAAGTTTGCCACCTTTGCATACTTCGCCGCCTGGGTCGTGGTCATGACCGCCTTCGTCGCCGCCTTCCTCCCCGAGACCAAAGGGGTGCCCCTCGAGTCCATGGCCTCGGTGTGGGAGCATCACTGGTACTGGGCTCGGTTCATCGCCGATGACAATCGTGCCGACAATTCAAAAGTGAATATTAACATCCGTTAGATTCTCTTATATCTAAAAGTGAAAGCGGTCATGCAACATTAGTTCCCAGCTTCAAATTCCTACTTTGTCTCAACCAATGTGCATTTAGATGTATTCTCCCACCCAAATGAACAATAGAGATTCTCAAAGCAATGCTCAAAGAGTAACATCTACATATCTAACttaacccaaaaaataaaaataaaaaataaaaaaatcaaagaataaAGGGCACAACAAGATCGAAGATCTGGTAAAAGAACTGTTAAAGCTGATGAAGCAAATATCGTTCAATGTTCTAAAATATTGCACTTCTCAACCTCACAAATACATAACCATCAAATATGCAATGCTTAATAATATCGACAGTTAATCAAGACATCTTCCCAAATGAGCTGTTTGCATTCCATCAAATAGCTAAAcagttttttctcttctttttttttcaaaccttTCGCGCTCAATGATTTTACACTCAATAATATTCACAAAGCAGTTAGTGCTCACAGCAAGAATTAATAGCAGAAAGAGTCTTTCAACCCATTTCTACACCAAGTAGACAAGCAAAAAAGAGTCTTTCAACCCATTTCTACACCAACTAGACAAGCAAAAGTCTAGTGCGGTGCAGATCTCCCGACGGAACTAACACAGCatttaagtaaaaatatatactatcaAAACACTCTTAGCACAGAAAACACCTGTAAAAATATCTTTATGAAGAGACATGTTATCATAAAACAATTCTAACATATACGGCCAACTATGCCAAATTCCATTAATCATCTTTAAAACCAAGATAAAACCAGTTTAAGGATTCCCCCCAAAATGGgcacaacacaacacaacacaaaaCATGCCTAGTCACATATGTATATAACGATATATAACCATATGTATAAAACTATACATAACCAACAGCCAACCAGATGATACATGAAAGCATCAGATCCAAACCACATCCAACACAAAAGTAGCAGTGTAATATTGCAACTAGAAAATTCATTGCATTCCTCACTCATACCACAAGCAACAATATTTTAAATGACTTAAGTATGACACACACAGGATACAAAAGCTAAGAATTAGAAATCAATGATTAAATATACTTCACGATCGATCTTGCATCAGTTTGTTAAGTAGTTTATATAAGTAAAAGGTTCAAATGAGATTTGGACAGCCACAAGCCTCGGACAAAATATAAACTAGTCTAAAATGCAAGTTGTCCACAAAAAGGGTTGCCTAAGAGCATCATAGTATCTGCCGAAATCATATTCAAGGATCAGCTAAAAATCCCCAATATATACCTAATCTAATAATGCTACAATGGTCAAAATCCACAGGAGAGGAAAAATAATACCAGACTAAGCAACAAGAACTAGATTATAATCATGTAGGCATCTGCAGCTACAGGCACAGCAACAGTCTCACAATCAACACGCAATCACTGCTAGCTGCAGCTACAATCACGAGCCACAGGACGTACTTTTCTCCCACGACCCAACAGGTAGTATCTACAAGAACTTCCATCACTGAAGCTTCACAGCTACAGTCACGAGCCAATCGCTACATACCATGGCACAATAGGatcaacaaaaggaaaaaagaagtcATTATGCAACAAATATGATAATGTATCAAGGTATGTGTAACCAAGTACTTAGCTTGTCCCGACCACCTGAAAATTCCTAGAGCATGTAGTCAAAGCTTGTTATTGCACGCCCCAACAATGTCATTCACAAAAACAGCTACAATAACAGCATCATATGGCAAAAGATGGGGTGATGATGGTGCAACAGCAAGTGGGAGTGCATGACGCTCACGAATGGCTAGCACTACTCCTTTTAGGCCAACAAATAACAAAGGCAAAAGATGTAAATATGACAAGAGTACACAATCTAAATGGACAGGATTTGCCACAAGAATTGGGCACATTGCTTACCAAGCATTAGAATAGTGGAGTAAGCTAACCATCATTTCGATGGATCTTGCCTAAGGGGCTGAAACAGCACCTGTCCTCACGCTGATTTCAACATCATCACGGACTAAAAACTTGATTAAAcaatatcatcatcatcatcatcatcatcatcatcatcatcaccaccaccatcatcctCCTCCTCAAATCATCACCACACCACCAACGCAAGCATCAGCATGAGTTAAAGAGAATCAGCTACACGGTCATCAGCATGGACAAGTCCTTATGAAATCATCTCACCAGCTAGGTGCAACACCGATCTCACGAACAGATAGCTAGAAAATGCACAATATGTTCAACCATAAGTTCAGAGTTTTACTAAACTGCTAAGGAGACAAGTTCATAGAGAGCTGCAAACAAAAGGTACTAGAGAAGAACAATGACACATTGAGATTCCTAAATAAGAACCAACAAAAGAAAAGGCATACTCCAGAGAA contains the following coding sequences:
- the LOC109725394 gene encoding sugar transport protein 5-like isoform X2, encoding MAGGGFAAEFPASDYGGSLTTSVIVTCIMAASGGLIFGYDIGISGGVTTMESFLRSFFPSVLKKMAEAKQDDEYCMYDSQALTAFTSSLYVAGLAASLAAGRLTKAVGRQTIMLLGGALFFTGATVNASAANVEMLILGRILLGFGVGFTNQAAPVYLAEVSPARWRGAFTTGFQFFIGVGVVAANLTNYGAARLRSWGWRLSLGLAAAPACVFILGALLIPDTPSSLLHRGMPIDTARAALRRLRGSSADVDAELNDIARAAEDARRNEEGAFARMVLGRRYRPQLAMAVAIPLFQQLTGVTVVAFFAPVLFRTVGFGSDGALVGAVILGCVNLASILVSAFTVDRLGRRKLFIVGGAQMIICQVAVAWIMGAKIGADGEAAMPKGYAAAVLVLMCAFSAGFGLSWGPLSWIIPGEIFPVEVRSAGQAISVAVNLGCTFVQTQLFLAMLCRFKFATFAYFAAWVVVMTAFVAAFLPETKGVPLESMASVWEHHWYWARFIADDNRADNSKVNINIR
- the LOC109725394 gene encoding sugar transport protein 5-like isoform X3, translated to MAEAKQDDEYCMYDSQALTAFTSSLYVAGLAASLAAGRLTKAVGRQTIMLLGGALFFTGATVNASAANVEMLILGRILLGFGVGFTNQAAPVYLAEVSPARWRGAFTTGFQFFIGVGVVAANLTNYGAARLRSWGWRLSLGLAAAPACVFILGALLIPDTPSSLLHRGMPIDTARAALRRLRGSSADVDAELNDIARAAEDARRNEEGAFARMVLGRRYRPQLAMAVAIPLFQQLTGVTVVAFFAPVLFRTVGFGSDGALVGAVILGCVNLASILVSAFTVDRLGRRKLFIVGGAQMIICQVLQCYTTATGTLVFANTSFIYAREGGGGLDNGGENRRRWRGGNAERVRSGRAGADVRLLCRVRVVMGAAELDHPGGDLPRGGPVGGAGDQRGRQPRLHLRPDAALPRHALPVQVCHLCILRRLGRGHDRLRRRLPPRDQRGAPRVHGLGVGASLVLGSVHRR
- the LOC109725394 gene encoding sugar transport protein 5-like isoform X1, giving the protein MAGGGFAAEFPASDYGGSLTTSVIVTCIMAASGGLIFGYDIGISGGVTTMESFLRSFFPSVLKKMAEAKQDDEYCMYDSQALTAFTSSLYVAGLAASLAAGRLTKAVGRQTIMLLGGALFFTGATVNASAANVEMLILGRILLGFGVGFTNQAAPVYLAEVSPARWRGAFTTGFQFFIGVGVVAANLTNYGAARLRSWGWRLSLGLAAAPACVFILGALLIPDTPSSLLHRGMPIDTARAALRRLRGSSADVDAELNDIARAAEDARRNEEGAFARMVLGRRYRPQLAMAVAIPLFQQLTGVTVVAFFAPVLFRTVGFGSDGALVGAVILGCVNLASILVSAFTVDRLGRRKLFIVGGAQMIICQVLQCYTTATGTLVFANTSFIYAREGGGGLDNGGENRRRWRGGNAERVRSGRAGADVRLLCRVRVVMGAAELDHPGGDLPRGGPVGGAGDQRGRQPRLHLRPDAALPRHALPVQVCHLCILRRLGRGHDRLRRRLPPRDQRGAPRVHGLGVGASLVLGSVHRR